In Daphnia pulex isolate KAP4 chromosome 7, ASM2113471v1, one genomic interval encodes:
- the LOC124196896 gene encoding uncharacterized protein LOC124196896 isoform X1, translating to MGKNSIQSLGPIVDVLFSGDVSNSRQVCLKMAMANDVDEDFVTCGVCLCEYDEEIRKPKFLSCSHTVCFLCVQEIRRGDTITCPFCRKVITKDNRKEVEWILPNNTYALQMLKLNKQRSVSSTVAVMENKNPDALWKLKDELIKMRDSGFNKLALAIQKRKEVQEQVGLVLKSLCAAEEEVTKFQDENNLCLVEMISILEANAGSSSTKTNPPEKDLILSELMSLVEGSTSNDTPETLKQKMSKSVEMYEQKLEEATAIAARTNSKTKIRVHLTDENGIPIPTGGEQEIGLQPIAQALDGPQILQDSILLSHTVVASLKRQSNLGKTQKPAASASAATALSVPPPAPSNNDRFFIGNLPSKFILRLFENFDSVTGTRENRDRNSLGVPKGEVHIRPVPTFHPEFVKQLGNFCYKSPKKFFSTIDKAMSGVFVLFSMNHSKFKPAVPSMIGHDSGENRSYDQLYDFAAIDINDVGIDLVKTSAGKVIGWSFVFILEDSEHFQNRKNLHGSVSDSELFGRVINHHSLDCMNQLSRVSRAERDHYFLTLESQ from the exons atggggaagaattccattcAAAG CCTCGGGCCAATTGTTGACGTTCTGTTTAGTGGCGATGTGTCAAATTCCAGACAAGTCTGCTTAAAAATGGCAATGGCTAATGACGTTGATGAAGATTTTGTCACCTGtggtgtttgtttgtgtgaatATGACGAAGAAATTAGGAAGCCAAAATTTCTATCGTGTTCCCAcaccgtttgttttttatgcGTGCAG gaaattcGTCGTGGTGACACTATTACATGTCCCTTCTGCCGTAAAGTGATTACCAAGGACAATAGGAAAGAGGTTGAGTGGATTCTACCCAACAACACCTATGCGCTTCAAATGctcaaattaaacaaacagaGATCTGTGTCGTCAACTGTTGCTGT GATGGAAAACAAGAACCCAGATGCTCTTTGGAAGTTGAAAGACGAACTTATTAAAATGAGAGACTCTGGATTCAACAAGTTAGCGTTGGCCATTCAGAAACGTAAAGAAGTTCAAGAGCAAGTGGGCCTTGTTTTAAAATCACTCTGTgctgcagaagaagaagtgacaAAATTTCAAGATGAAAATAATCTTTGCCTGgtggaaatgatttcaatcTTGGAAGCAAATGCAGGATCATCTTCGACAAAAACTAACCCTCCAGAAAAAGACTTGATCTTATCAGAGTTGATGTCTCTAGTGGAAGGCTCTACATCCAACGATACACCCGAGACCCTGAAGCAAAAGATGTCAAAATCAGTCGAGATGTACGAACAAAAACTTGAAGAAGCGACTGCAATTGCTGCGAGGACCAactctaaaaccaaaattcgaGTTCATTTGACAGACGAAAACGGGATTCCAATTCCGACAGGCGGCGAGCAAGAAATTGGATTACAACCCATCGCTCAGGCTTTGGATGGACCTCAAATTTTACAAGATTCGATTCTGCTCTCGCACACCGTTGTTGCGTCATTGAAAAGGCAATCAAATTTAGGAAAAACACAGAAGCCTGCAGCCAGCGCTTCCGCCGCTACAGCCCTATCTGTCCCACCACCTGCACCTTCAAATAACGACAgatttttcattggaaatCTTCCTTCCAAATTCATCCTCAgactgtttgaaaattttgactctGTGACTGGTACGCGGGAGAACCGCGATAGAAACAGTCTTGGGGTTCCTAAAGGCGAAGTTCACATCCGTCCTGTGCCAACATTTCATCCGGAATTCGTCAAACAACTGGGCAATTTTTGTTACAAATctccaaagaaatttttcagtACCATTGACAAG GCCATGTCTGGAGTGTTTGTCCTGTTTTCCATGAACCACTCCAAGTTCAAGCCTGCCGTTCCCAGCATGATCGGTCACGATTCCGGTGAGAATCGCAGCTACGACCAACTCTACGACTTTGCAGCAATCGATATCAATGACGTCGGAATCGATTTAGTCAAAACTTCGGCTGGTAAAGTGATTGGTTGGAGTTTTGTCTTTATCCTGGAAGATAGCgaacattttcaaaaccgcAAGAATTTGCATGGATCGGTTTCAGACAGCGAGTTGTTTGGCCGGGTTATTAACCACCATTCACTGGATTGTATGAACCAGTTGAGTAGAGTCAGCAGGGCAGAACGAGATCACTATTTTCTCACTTTAGAATCTCAATAG
- the LOC124196896 gene encoding uncharacterized protein LOC124196896 isoform X2, producing the protein MFWWFSLGPIVDVLFSGDVSNSRQVCLKMAMANDVDEDFVTCGVCLCEYDEEIRKPKFLSCSHTVCFLCVQEIRRGDTITCPFCRKVITKDNRKEVEWILPNNTYALQMLKLNKQRSVSSTVAVMENKNPDALWKLKDELIKMRDSGFNKLALAIQKRKEVQEQVGLVLKSLCAAEEEVTKFQDENNLCLVEMISILEANAGSSSTKTNPPEKDLILSELMSLVEGSTSNDTPETLKQKMSKSVEMYEQKLEEATAIAARTNSKTKIRVHLTDENGIPIPTGGEQEIGLQPIAQALDGPQILQDSILLSHTVVASLKRQSNLGKTQKPAASASAATALSVPPPAPSNNDRFFIGNLPSKFILRLFENFDSVTGTRENRDRNSLGVPKGEVHIRPVPTFHPEFVKQLGNFCYKSPKKFFSTIDKAMSGVFVLFSMNHSKFKPAVPSMIGHDSGENRSYDQLYDFAAIDINDVGIDLVKTSAGKVIGWSFVFILEDSEHFQNRKNLHGSVSDSELFGRVINHHSLDCMNQLSRVSRAERDHYFLTLESQ; encoded by the exons atgttttggtGGTTTAGCCTCGGGCCAATTGTTGACGTTCTGTTTAGTGGCGATGTGTCAAATTCCAGACAAGTCTGCTTAAAAATGGCAATGGCTAATGACGTTGATGAAGATTTTGTCACCTGtggtgtttgtttgtgtgaatATGACGAAGAAATTAGGAAGCCAAAATTTCTATCGTGTTCCCAcaccgtttgttttttatgcGTGCAG gaaattcGTCGTGGTGACACTATTACATGTCCCTTCTGCCGTAAAGTGATTACCAAGGACAATAGGAAAGAGGTTGAGTGGATTCTACCCAACAACACCTATGCGCTTCAAATGctcaaattaaacaaacagaGATCTGTGTCGTCAACTGTTGCTGT GATGGAAAACAAGAACCCAGATGCTCTTTGGAAGTTGAAAGACGAACTTATTAAAATGAGAGACTCTGGATTCAACAAGTTAGCGTTGGCCATTCAGAAACGTAAAGAAGTTCAAGAGCAAGTGGGCCTTGTTTTAAAATCACTCTGTgctgcagaagaagaagtgacaAAATTTCAAGATGAAAATAATCTTTGCCTGgtggaaatgatttcaatcTTGGAAGCAAATGCAGGATCATCTTCGACAAAAACTAACCCTCCAGAAAAAGACTTGATCTTATCAGAGTTGATGTCTCTAGTGGAAGGCTCTACATCCAACGATACACCCGAGACCCTGAAGCAAAAGATGTCAAAATCAGTCGAGATGTACGAACAAAAACTTGAAGAAGCGACTGCAATTGCTGCGAGGACCAactctaaaaccaaaattcgaGTTCATTTGACAGACGAAAACGGGATTCCAATTCCGACAGGCGGCGAGCAAGAAATTGGATTACAACCCATCGCTCAGGCTTTGGATGGACCTCAAATTTTACAAGATTCGATTCTGCTCTCGCACACCGTTGTTGCGTCATTGAAAAGGCAATCAAATTTAGGAAAAACACAGAAGCCTGCAGCCAGCGCTTCCGCCGCTACAGCCCTATCTGTCCCACCACCTGCACCTTCAAATAACGACAgatttttcattggaaatCTTCCTTCCAAATTCATCCTCAgactgtttgaaaattttgactctGTGACTGGTACGCGGGAGAACCGCGATAGAAACAGTCTTGGGGTTCCTAAAGGCGAAGTTCACATCCGTCCTGTGCCAACATTTCATCCGGAATTCGTCAAACAACTGGGCAATTTTTGTTACAAATctccaaagaaatttttcagtACCATTGACAAG GCCATGTCTGGAGTGTTTGTCCTGTTTTCCATGAACCACTCCAAGTTCAAGCCTGCCGTTCCCAGCATGATCGGTCACGATTCCGGTGAGAATCGCAGCTACGACCAACTCTACGACTTTGCAGCAATCGATATCAATGACGTCGGAATCGATTTAGTCAAAACTTCGGCTGGTAAAGTGATTGGTTGGAGTTTTGTCTTTATCCTGGAAGATAGCgaacattttcaaaaccgcAAGAATTTGCATGGATCGGTTTCAGACAGCGAGTTGTTTGGCCGGGTTATTAACCACCATTCACTGGATTGTATGAACCAGTTGAGTAGAGTCAGCAGGGCAGAACGAGATCACTATTTTCTCACTTTAGAATCTCAATAG
- the LOC124196898 gene encoding uncharacterized protein LOC124196898, which translates to MAKANDAEDFVTCGVCLWEYDEEIRKPKFLPCSHTVCLECLKEIRRADTITCPFCRKVVTKDANSPGAEWILPNNFYALQLLKLNKQKAVSRSNEANSPLKNKNIEDLVKLKEELLKMRDAGTNKLALAIQKRKEVEEHLELVIKSIRAAEEGAIKCHDENNFGLAELISILETNARLGSNTFTLDEKTNISSEKDFVLLELLSLVEGSTSEDTAEVLTKKMTESIELYERKLTEATAVASKFELRQKTKVQVHLSDERYRPIPTCAWLEEGFRFQPLDSSLSDAQVKQDSLLIYHAVFSALERQKIPLKSVQKPTASALLPTSTTPVPATVSGKCKFVPGNLSAKFILRLFQSGRLKGEIHIRPAPTFHPDFVQKLGDFCYKSPKNFSSVIDKAMSGVYVQFSMIHPLFQPEVPSMIGHDSKWDRSYDSFFNLTANEVDDVGITLVKSSATGKIIGWNFVFVLVPNEDFHRYELHKMVTSNEFFGRVMDHKMLEHMVNLSKASKYEREKYIMTLESQS; encoded by the exons ATGGCGAAGGCTAACGACGCCGAGGATTTCGTGACGTGTGGCGTTTGTTTATGGGaatacgacgaagaaatcagaaaaccCAAATTCCTACCATGTTCGCACACCGTTTGCCTCGAGTGCCTCAAG GAAATACGACGAGCAGACACTATTACGTGCCCTTTCTGCAGAAAAGTTGTTACAAAAGACGCCAACAGTCCAGGGGCCGAGTGGATCCTGCCCAACAACTTTTACGCCCTTCAGCTCCTGAAACTGAATAAGCAAAAGGCTGTTTCACGCTCAAATGAAGCAAATTCACC GttgaagaataagaatatCGAAGATCTCgtcaaattaaaagaagagCTTCTGAAAATGAGAGACGCTGGAACGAATAAATTAGCGTTGGCCATTCAGAAACGCAAAGAAGTAGAAGAGCATTTGGAACTTGTCATCAAATCCATCCGTGCTGCAGAAGAAGGAGCCATCAAATGCCACGATGAAAATAACTTTGGCCTAGCTGAATTGATTTCCATCTTGGAGACAAACGCCAGACTGGGATCCAATACTTTTACGTTAGAtgagaaaacaaacatttcttccGAAAAAGACTTTGTTTTATTAGAGCTGCTGTCTTTGGTGGAAGGATCCACATCCGAAGATACTGCCGAGGTGCTGACCAAAAAGATGACTGAATCCATTGAATTGTACGAGCGAAAATTGACTGAAGCCACGGCCGTAGCTTCAAAGTTTGAACTCCGCCAGAAAACCAAAGTTCAAGTTCATCTATCAGACGAACGTTATCGCCCCATCCCGACCTGCGCCTGGTTAGAAGAAGGATTCCGTTTCCAGCCTCTCGATTCATCTTTAAGTGATGCTCAAGTCAAACAAGATTCATTGCTGATCTATCACGCCGTTTTCTCAGCTCTTGAACGACAAAAGATTCCGTTGAAAAGTGTGCAGAAACCAACAGCAAGTGCCTTGCTACCCACTTCAACTACACCAGTGCCTGCCACCGTATCCGGCAAGTGCAAATTCGTTCCGGGAAATCTATCGGCGAAATTTATTCTACGTCTGTTTCAATCGGGTAGATTAAAAGGCGAAATTCACATCCGTCCAGCGCCCACATTCCATCCGGATTTTGTACAGAAATTGGGCGATTTTTGCTACAAATCTCCGAAAAACTTTTCCAGCGTCATTGACAag GCCATGTCTGGAGTGTATGTTCAGTTCTCGATGATCCATCCGCTATTCCAACCTGAAGTTCCCAGTATGATCGGTCACGATTCTAAATGGGATCGCAGCTACGACTCCTTTTTCAATCTGACAGCTAACGAAGTCGATGACGTCGGCATCACTTTAGTCAAGTCCTCTGCCACTGGTAAAATTATCGGTTGGAATTTCGTCTTTGTGTTGGTGCCCAACGAGGATTTCCATCGCTACGAACTGCACAAAATGGTGACGAGCAACGAATTCTTTGGCCGCGTGATGGACCACAAGATGTTGGAGCACATGGTCAACTTGAGCAAAGCCAGCAaatacgaaagagaaaaatacatCATGACCCTGGAATCCCAGTCCTGA
- the LOC124196902 gene encoding E3 ubiquitin-protein ligase RNF168-like, with protein sequence MATLSVKLLEELVTCNICLNQYDERIRKPKFLQCSHTICLECFQAIRNRYTIACPFCRTSTSNGHIYEIEWILPTNQYALDILRLMRTALKVEEDNQFIAALAMRYCREMEEALNEESILDQEQEQEAETDSCDTNNSETFDQELKYVTEKPISDSIFTLVFSRLYYALILLFCILLILFFYSLLFIFASVFLCDHSGICSDLVVWFIQHFLEWSDLLTPML encoded by the exons ATGGCCACTTTGAGCGTTAAGTTATTGGAAGAACTCGTCACTTGTAACATTTGCTTAAACCAATACGATGAGAGAATTAGGAAACCCAAATTTCTGCAGTGCAGCCACACCATTTGTCTCGAATGCTTCCAG GCGATACGTAATAGGTACACTATCGCATGCCCTTTCTGTCGGACATCCACATCGAATGGCCATATCTATGAAATCGAATGGATTCTACCCACCAACCAATACGCTCTGGATATTCTCAGATTGATGAGAACTGCATTAAAGGTGGAAGAGGATAATCAATTTATAGCTGCACTAGCCATGAGGTATTGTAGAGAGATGGAGGAAGCCTTGAATGAAGAGAGCATATTGGACCAGGAGCAAGAACAAGAGGCCGAAACCGATTCGTGTGATACGAACAATTCCGAGACGTTCGATCAGGAACTAAAATATGTAACTGAAAAACCTATTTCGGATTCTATTTTCACCTTGGTTTTTTCCCGATTATACTATGCccttattttactattttgcatattgttgattttatttttctacagtcttctttttatatttgcaAGCGTATTTCTTTGTGATCACAGTGGAATTTGTAGTGATCTCGTCGTGTGGTTTATCCAACACTTTTTAGAATGGAGCGATCTACTTACCCCAATGTTATGA
- the LOC124196897 gene encoding uncharacterized protein LOC124196897, translated as MAMANEVEDFVTCGVCLQEYDEEIRKPKFLQCTARHTACLLCLKEIRQGDLITCPFCRDTFVKFDVESLPNNPYALHMLKFKEKKEEPPLLPKPVEIVTTPLAVSWCVTCGSAEKPGCAPSGHSSVNMTADIIRNLEALLKLKEELMKMKDVGTNHLTMAIEERQKIHEQLALVMKAIQSSENEIKKLQDENSSHIAQMVSVLERNKLKTDVDSQDGQKKELYFSELMSLVEGSTADDTADTLKQKMTQLVEQYEQKFNEATALVSEYELRNKMKISVHLFDENDRPIPTCSWLEKGFRYQPITPALKVPQNHQDSVLLSHVIFSALKRQKIPLKCVQQPTNASTSSTTIPLPPYVSASTSKFVLGISSVFILRLFQSGCPKGEIHIRPTLTFHPAFLQKLGEFCFKSQKKFGGNIDKALAEVCVSLPMVHPQPQFQSAVPNIPQSNSIQKASKLGDVGIIFNKNTVSEWSFILPLKEFLKPNQAVHVKSESNNQLFGRVVNLQVMESVIQLSKSKKADRACYTLTLESQ; from the exons ATGGCTATGGCTAACGAAGTAGAAGATTTTGTCACTTGTGGAGTCTGTTTACAAGAATACGATGAAGAAATTCGGAAACCAAAATTTCTCCAATGTACCGCACGACACACGGCCTGCCTGTTGTGTCTCAAG GAAATACGCCAGGGAGACTTGATTACTTGCCCTTTTTGTCGCGATACTTTCGTCAAGTTTGATGTTGAAAGTCTGCCAAACAACCCTTATGCACTCCACATGCTTAAattcaaggaaaaaaaggaagagccACCATTGCTACCAAAACCAGTTGAGATTGTTACTACTCCTTT GGCAGTCAGCTGGTGTGTGACTTGTGGATCGGCAGAGAAACCTGGATGTGCTCCATCTGGTCACTCATCGGTTAACATGACAGCTGACATAATTAGAAATTTAGAAGCCcttctaaaattaaaagaagaactaatgaaaatgaaagacgTTGGGACCAACCATCTGACTATGGCAATAGAGGAACGCCAGAAAATTCACGAACAGCTTGCTCTGGTAATGAAAGCCATCCAGTCTTCTGAGAATGAAATCAAGAAACTTCAAGATGAGAATAGTTCTCACATAGCCCAAATGGTTTCTGTGttggaaagaaacaaattgaaaactgATGTTGACTCCCAGGATggtcaaaagaaagaactgtACTTTTCAGAGTTGATGTCTCTGGTCGAAGGTTCTACCGCAGACGATACGGCAGACACtctcaaacagaaaatgacgCAATTGGTCGAACAGTACGAACAGAAATTTAATGAAGCCACAGCTCTTGTATCAGAATACGAACTTcgtaataaaatgaaaatcagcGTTCACCTGTTCGACGAAAACGATCGCCCTATCCCGACATGCAGTTGGTTAGAAAAAGGATTTCGATATCAACCCATCACTCCAGCCTTAAAAGTACCACAAAATCATCAAGATTCAGTATTGCTGTCGCATGTCATTTTCTCGGCATTGAAACGACAAAAAATCCCATTGAAGTGTGTGCAGCAGCCAACGAACGCAAGCACATCTTCTACTACGATACCATTACCGCCTTACGTATCTGCTAGTACCTCTAAGTTCGTCTTGGGGATATCTTCCGTATTCATCTTAAGACTTTTTCAGTCAGGGTGTCCTAAAGGTGAAATCCACATCCGTCCAACGCTCACATTTCACCCTGCTTTCCTCCAAAAACTGGGCGAATTCTGTTTTAAatctcaaaagaaatttggagGTAACATCGACAAG GCTTTGGCGGAAGTGTGTGTTTCATTACCTATGGTCCACCCACAACCACAATTCCAGTCTGCTGTTCCCAATATACCGCAATCCAACAGCATTCAGAAAGCGTCAAAATTAGGTGACGTTGGCATCATCTTCAATAAAAACACGGTTTCCGAATGGAGCTTCATTTTACCACTGAAAGAATTCTTAAAACCTAATCAAGCGGTACACGTAAAATCAGAATCAAACAACCAGCTCTTTGGTCGCGTTGTCAACCTCCAGGTGATGGAAAGTGTGATCCAACTTAGCAAGTCCAAAAAAGCCGATAGAGCGTGTTATACCCTAACTCTGGAATCTCAATAG